One stretch of Numenius arquata chromosome 8, bNumArq3.hap1.1, whole genome shotgun sequence DNA includes these proteins:
- the MMP15 gene encoding matrix metalloproteinase-15, which produces MAGGGGAPCRAGGALRAAGRPWPLLVLLVLLVGAVGEEINAEAWLRLYGYLPQPSPQMSTMHSAQTFSSALAEMQKFYGITVTGILDEETKAWMKRPRCGVPDQFGARMKSNMRRKRYALMGRRWSQSHLTFSIQNYTEKLGRYHSYEAVRRAFRVWEEAIPLAFREVPYEDIRQKRKKEADIMVLFASGFHGDSSPFDGVGGFLAHAYFPGPGMGGDTHFDSDEPWTLENTDVSGNNLFLVAVHELGHSLGLEHSSNPSAIMAPFYQWMDTENFQLPEDDLKGIQQLYGTTDGHPQPTKPLPTVTPRRRGRPDQRPPKLPPPGKPERPPKPGSPDRPDQYGPDICDGNFDTVAVLRGEMFVFKGRWFWRVRHNRVLDNYPMPIGHFWRGLPGDIDAAYERHDGRFVFFKGDRYWLFREANLEPGYPQPLVTYGQGIPYDSIDTAVWWEPTGHTFFFRGDRYWRFNEDTRSVDPGYPKPISVWAGIPPSPKGAFLSQDASSTYFYRGTKYWKFDNERLKTEPGYPKSILRDFMGCYTELVPDPHPHWPDGDRPPFNPDGNGRADGEEEEEEEEDEEDYSEGGHQPGGDVDVVVQIDEYTRTMSVVMVLVLLVLLLCILGLIYVIVQMQKKGTPRMLLYCKRSLQEWV; this is translated from the exons GCATGGCTGCGGCTCTACGGCTAcctgccacagcccagcccacAGATGTCTACCATGCACTCGGCTCAGACCTTCTCCTCTGCCCTCGCCGAGATGCAGAAGTTTTACGGCATCACCGTCACCGGCATCCTGGACGAGGAGACGAAGGC GTGGATGAAACGTCCCCGCTGCGGGGTCCCGGACCAGTTTGGGGCACGGATGAAGTCCAATATGCGGCGGAAGCGGTACGCGCTGATGGGGCGGCGCTGGAGCCAGAGCCATCTCACCTTCAG CATCCAAAACTACACAGAGAAGCTGGGTCGGTACCACTCATATGAGGCTGTCCGCCGAGCTTTCCGGGTGTGGGAGGAAGCCATACCGCTGGCTTTCCGGGAGGTGCCCTACGAGGACATCCGGCAGAAGCGGAAGAAGGAGGCCGACATCATGGTGCTCTTTGCCTCTGGCTTCCATGGAGACAGCTCCCCCTTCGATGGTGTCGGGGGGTTTTTGGCTCATGCCTATTTTCCTGGCCCTGGCATGGGGGGAGACACACATTTCGACTCGGATGAGCCCTGGACACTGGAGAACACAGATGTGTCTG GGAACAACCTTTTCTTGGTGGCTGTGCACGAACTTGGGCACTCGCTGGGCTTGGAGCACTCCAGTAACCCCAGCGCTATCATGGCCCCCTTCTACCAGTGGATGGACACTGAGAACTTCCAGCTGCCCGAGGATGACCTCAAGGGCATCCAGCAGCTGTACG GTACCACAGACGGGCATCCTCAGCCTACCAAGCCTTTGCCCACTGTGACACCTCGGAGACGTGGCAGGCCAGACCAGAGACCCCCTAAACTTCCCCCCCCCGGGAAACCAGAACGACCCCCCAAACCTGGCAGCCCAGACCGACCTGACCAGTATGGCCCCGACATCTGCGACGGGAACTTTGACACAGTGGCGGTGCTGCGTGGGGAGATGTTTGTGTTCAAG GGCCGGTGGTTCTGGAGGGTCCGGCACAACCGGGTGCTGGACAACTACCCCATGCCCATCGGGCACTTCTGGCGGGGCCTCCCCGGGGACATTGATGCTGCCTATGAGAGGCACGACGGGAGGTTTGTCTTCTTCAAAG GTGACCGGTACTGGCTCTTCCGAGAAGCCAACCTGGAGCCCGGGTACCCACAGCCCCTGGTCACCTATGGGCAGGGCATCCCCTACGACAGCATCGACACGGCCGTCTGGTGGGAACCCACGGGGCACACCTTCTTCTTCCGTGGGGACAG ATACTGGCGCTTTAATGAAGACACCCGCTCGGTGGACCCCGGCTACCCCAAGCCTATCTCTGTCTGGGCGGGCATCCCTCCCTCACCCAAGGGTGCCTTCCTCAGCCAAGATGCCT CTTCCACCTACTTCTACAGAGGCACAAAGTACTGGAAATTCGACAATGAGCGGCTCAAGACAGAGCCAGGTTATCCCAAATCCATCCTACGGGACTTCATGGGCTGTTATACGGAGCTGGTCCCTGACCCTCATCCCCACTGGCCTGATGGGGACCGACCCCCCTTCAACCCTGATGGGAATGGGCGGGCCgatggcgaggaggaggaggaggaggaggaagacgaggAGGATTACAGTGAGGGAGGCCACCAACCGGGTGGGGACGTGGACGTGGTGGTGCAGATCGACGAGTACACGCGCACCATGAGTGTCGtcatggtgctggtgctgctggtgctgctgctctgcatcctTGGCCTCATCTACGTCATTGTCCAGATGCAGAAGAAGGGCACGCCCCGAATGCTCCTGTACTGCAAGCGCTCCTTGCAGGAGTGGGTCTGA